Proteins encoded by one window of Ictidomys tridecemlineatus isolate mIctTri1 chromosome 7, mIctTri1.hap1, whole genome shotgun sequence:
- the Med30 gene encoding mediator of RNA polymerase II transcription subunit 30: MSTPPLAASGMAPGPFAGPQAQQAAREVNTASLCRIGQETVQDIVYRTMEIFQLLRNMQLPNGVTYHTGTYQDRLTKLQDHLRQLSILFRKLRLVYDKCNENCGGMDPIPVEQLIPYVEEEGSKNDDRAGLPRFASEERREIAEVNKKLKQKNQQLKQIMDQLRNLIWDINAMLAMRN; the protein is encoded by the exons ATGTCCACTCCTCCGTTGGCCGCATCGGGGATGGCGCCGGGGCCCTTCGCCGGACCCCAGGCTCAGCAGGCCGCCCGGGAGGTCAACACGGCGTCTCTCTGCAGGATCGGGCAGGAGACTGTGCAGGACATCGTGTACCGCACGATGGAGATCTTCCAGCTCCTCAGGAACATGCAG CTGCCAAATGGTGTCACTTACCACACTGGGACATACCAAGACCGGTTAACGAAGCTACAGGATCATCTTCGCCAACTTTCCATTCTCTTCAGGAAGCTGAGATTGGTTTACGACAAATGCAATGAAAACTGTGGGGGAATGGATCCCATTCCAGTAGAG CAACTTATTCCATATGTGGAAGAAGAAGGCTCAAAGAATGATGATCGGGCTGGCCTGCCACGTTTTGCTAGTGAAGAGAGACGAGAGATTGCTGAAGTAAATAAA AAACTCAAACAGAAGAATCAACAGCTGAAGCAAATTATGGATCAATTACGAAATCTCATCTGGGATATAAATGCCATGCTGGCGATGAGGAACTAA